From a single Lolium rigidum isolate FL_2022 chromosome 7, APGP_CSIRO_Lrig_0.1, whole genome shotgun sequence genomic region:
- the LOC124674791 gene encoding beta-glucosidase 12-like isoform X2 → MAAGELATMPAGAVLIFLLLAVASAAYDGVGSESVSRRSFPKGFLFGTASSSYQYEGGAMEGGRGPSIWDNFTHQYPDKVADRSNGDVAVDSYHLYKEDVRLMKDMGVDAYRFSISWTRILPDGTLRGGVNKQGIKYYNNLINELLSKGLQPFVTLFHWDSPQELEYEYGGFLNPNIINDYKDYAEVCFREFGDRVKHWITFNEPWSFSVASYAMGIFAPGRCSSWELGKCSVGESGTEPYIVGHHQLLAHAAAVRLYKQKYQDAQKGKVGITLVSNWYVPFSRSKSDNAAARRAIDFMLGWFMDPLTRGVYPHSMRKLVGNRLPRFTKEQSKLVKGAFDFIGINYYTANYADSLPPSNGLKTSYNTDAQANLTGVRNGVPIGPQSGTPWIYVYPQGFRDLLLYVKDNYGNPTVYITENGVGEPNNKTLTIQEALKDYARIEYYHKHLLALQSAIRDGANVKGYFAWSLLDNFEWASGYTVRFGLHFVDYIDGQKRKRYPKKSARWFKKFLKR, encoded by the exons atggctgcaggagagctGGCGACGATGCCGGCTGGTGCTGTCCTCATATTTCTCCTTCTGGCTGTCGCTTCCGCTGCCTACGACGGCGTCGGATCGGAGTCGGTAAGCCGGAGGAGCTTCCCCAAGGGCTTCCTCTTCGGGACGGCCTCCTCGTCCTACCAG TATGAGGGTGGTGCAATGGAGGGAGGCAGGGGACCAAGCATCTGGGACAACTTCACTCACCAATACCCAG ATAAAGTTGCCGACAGAAGCAACGGGGATGTGGCAGTGGACTCTTACCATCTTTACAAG GAAGATGTGCGCCTCATGAAGGATATGGGAGTGGATGCATACAGGTTCTCCATCTCATGGACAAGAATTCTTCCAG ATGGGACTCTGAGAGGTGGAGTGAACAAACAAGGCATCAAATATTATAATAACTTGATTAATGAGCTACTATCCAAAG GGTTGCAGCCATTCGTGACCCTTTTTCACTGGGATTCACCTCAGGAGTTGGAATATGAATATGGAGGGTTTCTTAACCCTAATATTAT AAATGACTATAAGGATTACGCTGAAGTCTGCTTCAGAGAGTTCGGAGATCGAGTGAAGCACTGGATTACATTCAACGAGCCATGGTCGTTTTCTGTCGCGAGCTATGCTATGGGAATTTTTGCGCCAGGCCGGTGCTCCTCTTGGGAGTTGGGGAAATGCAGCGTTGGAGAATCAGGAACAGAGCCTTACATTGTAGGCCACCATCAGCTACTCGCCCATGCAGCGGCCGTCAGATTATACAAACAAAAATACCAG GACGCCCAGAAGGGGAAGGTTGGGATAACTCTAGTCTCAAACTGGTATGTTCCCTTCTCACGTTCGAAGTCCGACAATGCTGCAGCGAGGCGCGCTATAGACTTCATGCTCGGATG GTTTATGGACCCTCTGACGAGAGGAGTCTACCCCCATAGCATGAGAAAACTGGTCGGTAATCGCTTGCCACGGTTCACAAAGGAACAATCTAAGTTGGTCAAGGGTGCATTCGACTTCATTGGAATCAACTATTACACTGCAAACTATGCTGATAGCCTTCCCCCGTCAAATGGACTGAAGACTAGCTACAATACCGATGCTCAAGCTAATCTTACCG GTGTTCGAAATGGTGTCCCCATAGGTCCTCAG TCTGGTACACCTTGGATCTACGTCTACCCTCAAGGCTTCCGTGACCTGCTTCTTTATGTCAAGGACAACTACGGCAATCCCACTGTCTACATCACTGAAAACG GCGTCGGCGAACCCAACAACAAGACCCTCACAATTCAGGAAGCCCTCAAGGATTACGCCAGGATAGAGTACTATCACAAGCACCTTCTTGCGCTACAGAGCGCCATAAG GGACGGCGCAAACGTGAAGGGGTACTTTGCATGGTCACTGCTCGACAACTTCGAGTGGGCGAGCGGGTACACGGTTAGGTTTGGTTTACACTTCGTGGACTACATCGATGGGCAGAAGCGGAAGCGGTATCCCAAGAAGTCAGCACGCTGGTTCAAGAAGTTCCTCAAGCGATGA
- the LOC124674791 gene encoding beta-glucosidase 12-like isoform X1 yields MAAGELATMPAGAVLIFLLLAVASAAYDGVGSESVSRRSFPKGFLFGTASSSYQYEGGAMEGGRGPSIWDNFTHQYPDKVADRSNGDVAVDSYHLYKEDVRLMKDMGVDAYRFSISWTRILPDGTLRGGVNKQGIKYYNNLINELLSKGLQPFVTLFHWDSPQELEYEYGGFLNPNIINDYKDYAEVCFREFGDRVKHWITFNEPWSFSVASYAMGIFAPGRCSSWELGKCSVGESGTEPYIVGHHQLLAHAAAVRLYKQKYQDAQKGKVGITLVSNWYVPFSRSKSDNAAARRAIDFMLGWFMDPLTRGVYPHSMRKLVGNRLPRFTKEQSKLVKGAFDFIGINYYTANYADSLPPSNGLKTSYNTDAQANLTGVRNGVPIGPQSGTPWIYVYPQGFRDLLLYVKDNYGNPTVYITENGEHIISPKKTKGNIYKNSTEELFHSGVGEPNNKTLTIQEALKDYARIEYYHKHLLALQSAIRDGANVKGYFAWSLLDNFEWASGYTVRFGLHFVDYIDGQKRKRYPKKSARWFKKFLKR; encoded by the exons atggctgcaggagagctGGCGACGATGCCGGCTGGTGCTGTCCTCATATTTCTCCTTCTGGCTGTCGCTTCCGCTGCCTACGACGGCGTCGGATCGGAGTCGGTAAGCCGGAGGAGCTTCCCCAAGGGCTTCCTCTTCGGGACGGCCTCCTCGTCCTACCAG TATGAGGGTGGTGCAATGGAGGGAGGCAGGGGACCAAGCATCTGGGACAACTTCACTCACCAATACCCAG ATAAAGTTGCCGACAGAAGCAACGGGGATGTGGCAGTGGACTCTTACCATCTTTACAAG GAAGATGTGCGCCTCATGAAGGATATGGGAGTGGATGCATACAGGTTCTCCATCTCATGGACAAGAATTCTTCCAG ATGGGACTCTGAGAGGTGGAGTGAACAAACAAGGCATCAAATATTATAATAACTTGATTAATGAGCTACTATCCAAAG GGTTGCAGCCATTCGTGACCCTTTTTCACTGGGATTCACCTCAGGAGTTGGAATATGAATATGGAGGGTTTCTTAACCCTAATATTAT AAATGACTATAAGGATTACGCTGAAGTCTGCTTCAGAGAGTTCGGAGATCGAGTGAAGCACTGGATTACATTCAACGAGCCATGGTCGTTTTCTGTCGCGAGCTATGCTATGGGAATTTTTGCGCCAGGCCGGTGCTCCTCTTGGGAGTTGGGGAAATGCAGCGTTGGAGAATCAGGAACAGAGCCTTACATTGTAGGCCACCATCAGCTACTCGCCCATGCAGCGGCCGTCAGATTATACAAACAAAAATACCAG GACGCCCAGAAGGGGAAGGTTGGGATAACTCTAGTCTCAAACTGGTATGTTCCCTTCTCACGTTCGAAGTCCGACAATGCTGCAGCGAGGCGCGCTATAGACTTCATGCTCGGATG GTTTATGGACCCTCTGACGAGAGGAGTCTACCCCCATAGCATGAGAAAACTGGTCGGTAATCGCTTGCCACGGTTCACAAAGGAACAATCTAAGTTGGTCAAGGGTGCATTCGACTTCATTGGAATCAACTATTACACTGCAAACTATGCTGATAGCCTTCCCCCGTCAAATGGACTGAAGACTAGCTACAATACCGATGCTCAAGCTAATCTTACCG GTGTTCGAAATGGTGTCCCCATAGGTCCTCAG TCTGGTACACCTTGGATCTACGTCTACCCTCAAGGCTTCCGTGACCTGCTTCTTTATGTCAAGGACAACTACGGCAATCCCACTGTCTACATCACTGAAAACGGTGagcatattatctctcccaaaaaaacaaaaggaaatatATACAAGAACTCAACTGAAGAACTCTTTCATTCAGGCGTCGGCGAACCCAACAACAAGACCCTCACAATTCAGGAAGCCCTCAAGGATTACGCCAGGATAGAGTACTATCACAAGCACCTTCTTGCGCTACAGAGCGCCATAAG GGACGGCGCAAACGTGAAGGGGTACTTTGCATGGTCACTGCTCGACAACTTCGAGTGGGCGAGCGGGTACACGGTTAGGTTTGGTTTACACTTCGTGGACTACATCGATGGGCAGAAGCGGAAGCGGTATCCCAAGAAGTCAGCACGCTGGTTCAAGAAGTTCCTCAAGCGATGA